One window of the Mycobacterium haemophilum DSM 44634 genome contains the following:
- a CDS encoding DegV family protein, whose translation MADIAVVTNSNCALPAHLIDSLDITVVSMYYDLGYGRLRESEFDGDLDRFYRELAASNGDATTMPATVDDYLAVFQQLLETHSAIVAVLLTSAFSETCSNARQAAARLESEGRGGERVVVIDSAGTGGHMGVQALAAARAAAAGHDRLAVIERVRRARQEVRLWVLVETLEYLRRGGKAGSAAAWIGSALDLKSIITIESETKAVERVRTRKRGSERLVELMRQRRVAGADRWFVHHTQAPEDAQQLVERLGGLFGTKPLLVTEAGPVIAVNYGPGSLWVGGLPGIALDGG comes from the coding sequence ATGGCTGATATCGCAGTGGTTACCAACAGCAATTGCGCCTTGCCGGCTCATCTCATCGACAGCCTCGACATCACGGTGGTGTCGATGTATTACGACCTGGGTTACGGCCGGCTACGCGAGTCGGAATTCGACGGCGATCTAGACAGGTTCTACCGAGAGCTGGCGGCGTCGAACGGCGACGCCACGACGATGCCGGCCACCGTCGACGATTACCTCGCGGTGTTCCAGCAGCTGCTGGAGACCCACAGCGCCATTGTCGCGGTGCTACTCACCTCGGCCTTTTCCGAAACCTGCTCGAACGCGCGCCAGGCTGCGGCGCGGCTGGAATCCGAGGGGCGCGGTGGTGAGCGCGTGGTGGTGATCGACTCGGCCGGCACGGGCGGACATATGGGAGTTCAGGCGCTGGCCGCCGCGCGCGCCGCGGCCGCGGGACATGACCGCTTGGCTGTGATCGAGCGGGTCCGCCGGGCGCGCCAAGAGGTCAGGTTATGGGTCCTCGTCGAGACGCTCGAGTATTTACGGCGCGGCGGCAAAGCCGGGAGCGCCGCCGCGTGGATCGGTTCCGCGCTTGACCTCAAATCGATCATCACGATCGAATCGGAAACCAAGGCCGTCGAGCGGGTACGCACCCGCAAACGCGGCAGTGAACGCCTGGTCGAACTGATGCGACAACGCCGCGTGGCGGGCGCCGATCGCTGGTTCGTGCATCACACGCAGGCACCCGAGGACGCGCAGCAGCTGGTGGAGCGGCTCGGCGGGCTGTTCGGCACCAAGCCGTTGCTGGTCACCGAGGCTGGACCGGTGATTGCCGTCAACTACGGTCCCGGATCGTTGTGGGTCGGAGGTCTTCCCGGCATCGCGCTGGACGGCGGATAG
- a CDS encoding MFS transporter, which produces MPYRIGTRRSRTAQHATDQDARIAAAVESDTIWIGRPRHRGQHAAPLTQRRKPSSTAVLLVAAFGAFLAFLDSTVVNVAFPAIQRYFASQDISSLSWVLNAYNIVLAACLVTGGRIADLLGRKRMFIYGVVLFTAASVLCAAAGSVEQLVAFRVLQGIGAAVLIPASLALVVEGFEVARRARGIGLWGSAAALASGLGPPIGGALVEVASWRWVFLVNLPLGVVAVVVARRGLVESRAPGRRHAPDLRGASLLAIALGFVTLGLVKGSDWGWVSAATIGSGLAGAVAMAGFVLSSHYHPAPLIDPALLRIRSFVAGNVLTIIASAGFYGYLLTHVLFLNYVWGYTLLQAGLAIAPAALVAAVVAAVLGRVADRRGYRVIIVAGALMWAGSLLWYIERVGSTPNFLGAWLPGQLLQGIGVGATLPVLGSAALAGLAAGGGYATASAVVSSARQLGAVLGIALLVVVIGTPARGAFEPGLRRGWVLAAICFALVAMAGLFLGRVRHSAAEVVESAPAPRGDPLTPRPMPQPEFAPSQHRSAASHEVDLLAALPLFAGLDAVALAELRDRAEHVELEAGAYLFHQGEVSDCLYVLRHGRLQVIQNDIIVRELGRSEVVGELGLLIDAPRSASIRAVRDSTLVRLGKADFNKIADSGVFEALVQVLATRLHQAPPPAVPYPPAPEVVVAVVGIDTPAPVSMVATELVAALSQRLRAVNPGRVDRDGLENAELAADKVVLQAAADDAGWRDFCLRVADRVVLVVADPTPPSAPLPARAVGADLVLAGPHAQREHRRRWEELITPRSMHAIRPGHAAADLRPLAARIAGRSIGLVLGSGGARGFAHLGVLEELEAAGLTVDRFAGTSMGAMIAALAATGMNATAIDAYVYEYFLRNSLISDYTVPSKGLIRGRRTLAALQSGFGGLLVEELPKQFRCVSVDLLARRAVVHRRGRLADVIGCSMRVPGLYAPQIYDGTLHVDGAVLDSLPVAALASDEGPVIAVRIGADSADDLTSSTPQVPSIVDTLMRTMTIGSGMASAAELAHADLAIRPDVSEVGFLEFHQIDRAREAGRIAAREVMPQIMALAHR; this is translated from the coding sequence ATGCCGTACAGAATTGGGACTCGACGGAGCCGCACTGCGCAGCACGCGACGGACCAGGACGCCCGGATCGCCGCCGCTGTCGAATCCGACACGATCTGGATAGGCAGACCACGCCATCGTGGCCAACACGCCGCCCCGCTCACCCAGCGTCGCAAGCCCTCGTCGACCGCGGTGCTGCTGGTGGCGGCGTTCGGCGCTTTCCTGGCGTTTCTCGACTCCACGGTCGTCAACGTCGCCTTCCCGGCCATCCAGCGGTACTTCGCTAGCCAGGACATCAGCAGCCTGTCCTGGGTGCTCAACGCGTACAACATCGTCTTAGCCGCGTGTCTGGTGACCGGCGGCAGGATCGCCGACCTGCTGGGGCGCAAACGGATGTTTATCTATGGCGTAGTGCTGTTCACGGCCGCGTCCGTGTTATGCGCGGCGGCCGGCAGCGTCGAGCAGTTGGTTGCGTTCCGCGTGCTGCAGGGCATCGGCGCCGCGGTATTGATACCAGCATCACTTGCGTTGGTCGTCGAAGGCTTCGAGGTCGCACGCCGGGCGCGCGGGATCGGCCTGTGGGGTTCGGCGGCGGCGCTCGCCTCGGGCCTCGGCCCGCCGATCGGCGGCGCACTAGTGGAGGTCGCGAGCTGGCGGTGGGTGTTTTTGGTGAACCTTCCGCTAGGGGTGGTGGCAGTGGTGGTGGCCCGGCGGGGACTCGTCGAAAGCCGCGCCCCAGGGCGGCGGCATGCGCCTGATTTGCGCGGGGCGTCACTGCTGGCCATCGCGCTTGGGTTTGTGACGCTGGGGTTGGTCAAGGGTTCAGACTGGGGTTGGGTCAGCGCGGCAACCATCGGGTCGGGGCTGGCCGGGGCGGTCGCGATGGCTGGTTTTGTGCTCAGCTCGCACTACCACCCTGCACCGCTCATTGACCCCGCGTTGTTGCGGATCCGGTCGTTCGTGGCCGGCAATGTGCTCACCATCATCGCGAGCGCCGGGTTCTACGGCTACTTGCTCACGCATGTGCTGTTCCTGAACTACGTGTGGGGTTATACGTTACTGCAAGCGGGCCTGGCGATCGCCCCAGCCGCACTGGTTGCAGCCGTTGTCGCCGCGGTACTGGGCCGCGTCGCCGATCGGCGTGGTTACCGCGTGATCATCGTCGCCGGCGCACTGATGTGGGCCGGCAGCCTGCTCTGGTATATCGAGCGCGTCGGGTCGACGCCCAATTTCCTCGGTGCGTGGCTGCCCGGCCAGCTGCTACAGGGCATCGGAGTCGGCGCAACGCTGCCGGTGCTCGGCAGTGCCGCCCTGGCTGGGCTGGCCGCTGGCGGCGGCTACGCAACTGCTTCGGCAGTGGTCAGCAGTGCTCGCCAACTCGGCGCTGTGCTTGGCATCGCGCTCCTGGTGGTCGTGATCGGGACGCCGGCTCGGGGAGCGTTCGAACCGGGGCTGCGGCGAGGATGGGTGCTGGCCGCGATCTGCTTTGCGCTGGTCGCGATGGCAGGGCTGTTTTTGGGCCGCGTCCGCCACAGCGCTGCCGAAGTGGTGGAGTCGGCGCCCGCGCCACGCGGTGACCCGCTGACGCCGCGGCCCATGCCGCAGCCGGAATTCGCGCCCAGCCAACACCGGTCGGCCGCTTCCCACGAGGTCGATCTGCTGGCAGCTCTGCCGCTGTTTGCCGGGTTGGATGCGGTCGCCCTAGCCGAACTGCGGGACCGCGCCGAGCACGTTGAGCTGGAGGCAGGCGCGTACCTGTTCCACCAGGGTGAGGTATCCGACTGTCTGTATGTGCTGCGTCACGGCCGTCTGCAGGTGATCCAGAACGACATCATCGTCCGGGAGCTGGGCCGCAGTGAGGTCGTCGGCGAACTTGGCTTGCTGATCGACGCGCCCCGATCCGCATCAATTCGCGCGGTGCGCGACTCCACCCTGGTGCGCCTGGGCAAGGCGGACTTCAACAAGATCGCCGACTCGGGCGTGTTCGAGGCGCTGGTCCAGGTTCTGGCCACCCGGCTGCATCAGGCGCCGCCACCGGCGGTGCCGTACCCACCCGCGCCGGAAGTGGTCGTCGCGGTTGTCGGCATCGACACCCCCGCACCCGTGTCGATGGTGGCCACCGAGCTGGTCGCCGCGCTGTCACAGCGGCTGCGAGCGGTGAATCCCGGCCGCGTCGACCGCGACGGGCTGGAAAACGCGGAGCTTGCTGCGGACAAAGTGGTGCTGCAGGCTGCGGCCGACGACGCAGGCTGGCGCGACTTTTGCTTGCGCGTCGCCGACCGCGTCGTGCTGGTGGTTGCCGATCCGACACCACCTTCAGCTCCGCTGCCGGCGCGTGCGGTTGGCGCCGACCTGGTGTTGGCAGGCCCGCACGCCCAGCGTGAACACCGCCGCAGGTGGGAGGAATTGATCACGCCGCGGTCAATGCATGCGATTCGACCAGGACACGCGGCCGCCGACCTGCGCCCACTCGCCGCGCGCATCGCGGGTCGCTCGATCGGGCTGGTACTCGGCAGTGGCGGGGCACGCGGATTCGCCCACCTGGGGGTGTTGGAGGAGCTGGAGGCGGCCGGGCTGACGGTTGACCGGTTCGCCGGTACCAGCATGGGCGCGATGATCGCGGCCCTTGCTGCCACGGGCATGAACGCAACCGCGATAGACGCCTATGTCTACGAGTACTTCCTGCGTAACAGCTTGATCTCCGACTACACCGTGCCGAGCAAGGGACTCATTCGTGGGCGGCGCACCCTGGCCGCTCTGCAGAGCGGCTTTGGCGGGTTGCTGGTGGAGGAGCTGCCGAAGCAATTCCGCTGTGTCAGCGTCGACCTGCTGGCTCGGCGGGCCGTCGTGCATCGGCGAGGCCGTCTCGCCGATGTCATCGGCTGTTCGATGCGGGTGCCCGGCTTGTACGCGCCGCAGATCTATGACGGCACGCTGCACGTCGACGGGGCCGTGCTGGACAGCCTGCCGGTAGCCGCGTTGGCCAGCGACGAAGGCCCGGTGATCGCCGTCCGTATCGGCGCCGACAGCGCCGACGACCTCACCTCCAGCACGCCGCAAGTGCCGAGCATCGTCGACACCCTGATGCGCACCATGACGATTGGCAGCGGGATGGCATCGGCGGCGGAGCTGGCCCACGCCGACCTGGCGATCCGCCCAGATGTCAGCGAAGTCGGATTCCTGGAGTTCCACCAGATCGACCGCGCCCGCGAGGCAGGCCGGATCGCTGCCCGCGAAGTCATGCCGCAGATCATGGCGCTAGCGCACCGATAG
- a CDS encoding protein kinase domain-containing protein, translating into MVASVECRNCGTANRPQAKFCGSCGMRLAIEVVCPQCGARNPGSLSFCDECGTKLSVGSEPAQPASAPAPPTLSDGRYTVGRLLGEGAGKRVYLATDTRLHRDVAAAVFKADGSDETGMRRARREAEAMARLGEHPNVVNVYDFGETAGQLYLISQYMAGGDLQALLSDAADHRLAVKDVVRIGADVANGLAHAHSHGVVHRDVKPQNVWLAPDGTAKLGDFGLAVAESSSRLTREGTIIGTVAYMSPEQGLGRAADARSDIYSLGALLYELLCGIPPFVGESAAAVVSQHVSTAPLAPSAHRSAVPAALDQLLLKMLAKSPDARPQEAPEVRDTLNVIAAAITGDTTSIHDAAALERITDSTFIGRNRETQQLREAIDDAIGRHGRSVLVSGESGIGKTRLAAEVAAYAALRGAQVLWGRCYAGAGAPAYWPWVQVIRDYAREHDAKTVASDLGSGAFEIAQIVSEVREQMPEIPESPVLDAEQARFRLFDSVSRFLIGAAERRPLAIFLEDLHQADRPSLMLLSFIARELPRSSVFLLGTYRHDELTGDHYLNQVLTALSKERGYARIRLRGLADQHVKAMLEAVLQQRLEQRHELALADTVCRESEGNPYFAEEIIRHLIDSAALSWRDGRWFVDVREGQELGIPRGVREVVSRRLEKLPAETVELLSTAAVIGREFDVQVLTRISELETDAVLSRLQPALDGTIVRQPVGEAGRYVFAHGATRDALYDDLPTLRRAQLHIAAGDALEQIYEERIESHLSAIAYHFAKAAPRGDIARAADYAWWAAERAAATYAYEDAVSLFETSLRLFDTLSEVVPRRRCDLLLALGDARLRSGDTEGARETFREAAATARELALDDHYARAALGYGAGNWGGFAITVRADEQLVTMLYEALEVLPARDSALRVRVLARLALELRCKGTLAAASQASAQAVEMAERVGDPKILLLAMHSRQWSTLGPDRIEEAVAAGEEMVRLARIVGDRDMEFEGHHLPLIARAQLGDFHAVDAEIEACDRLAGDLHQPRHAWKAAVFRTMRALMQGRLAEAERLAQSNLPIGQRVRREVAEIVFSAQSFLIRLADGRLEQLTDAGREAAARYGQAWPSAYVWLLTETGQLDEARARFAELAADGFEALVRTSDWVTSVCALSIASLAVGDSDAADRLYELLAPYADRCTLFLTGAGCLGSNQAFLGFAAAAAGRDEDAVRHFELALARNAEIGCVYVTPRVCCEYARTLLNRADQADREKAMGLIDQGLALARRIGMRAEVERLARLRHGHQDAQQQESMLGWTGLESVAQSVELDRPDLRAVAAPDGTVTIMFSDIEGSTVLTEQLGDERWLKLLHGHNAVIRRHLAVHRGFEVKSQGDGFMVAFGSASSAIRCAIAIQRDFAERRDRPGSRVPQVRIGLHAGEVIREQEDFYGHNVILAARIAAKAQGNEILVSSVLRELVAGNQEFQFGDAREEQLKGLQETQRVHEVRWGPPARRG; encoded by the coding sequence ATGGTCGCGAGTGTCGAATGCCGCAACTGCGGGACCGCCAACCGGCCTCAGGCCAAGTTCTGCGGCAGCTGTGGCATGCGGCTCGCGATCGAGGTGGTATGCCCGCAGTGTGGTGCGCGCAACCCTGGCTCGCTCAGTTTCTGCGACGAATGCGGCACCAAGCTGAGCGTCGGGTCCGAGCCGGCGCAACCCGCCAGCGCGCCCGCCCCGCCGACACTGTCGGACGGGCGTTACACGGTCGGTCGGCTGCTTGGCGAAGGTGCCGGCAAACGGGTCTACCTTGCCACCGACACGCGCCTACACCGCGACGTGGCCGCCGCGGTGTTCAAGGCCGACGGCTCGGACGAGACCGGCATGCGTCGCGCGCGCCGGGAAGCTGAGGCAATGGCCAGGCTTGGCGAGCACCCCAATGTCGTCAACGTCTATGACTTCGGCGAGACCGCGGGTCAGCTGTACCTGATTAGTCAGTACATGGCCGGCGGTGACCTGCAAGCCCTGCTATCCGACGCGGCCGACCACCGGCTCGCGGTCAAAGACGTCGTTCGCATCGGGGCAGACGTCGCCAACGGGCTCGCGCACGCGCACAGCCATGGTGTGGTGCATCGTGACGTCAAACCCCAGAACGTGTGGTTGGCGCCCGACGGCACCGCCAAGCTCGGCGATTTCGGGCTTGCCGTCGCCGAAAGCAGCTCGCGCCTGACACGCGAGGGAACCATCATCGGAACCGTCGCTTATATGTCGCCCGAGCAGGGTCTCGGCCGTGCCGCCGATGCGCGTTCGGACATCTATTCGCTTGGCGCCCTGCTCTACGAATTACTTTGCGGCATACCGCCATTCGTGGGCGAGTCAGCCGCCGCAGTGGTGTCCCAGCATGTGTCGACCGCGCCGCTGGCGCCGAGCGCACATCGCTCCGCTGTTCCGGCCGCGCTTGACCAGTTGCTGCTGAAGATGCTGGCGAAGTCGCCGGATGCCCGCCCGCAAGAGGCACCCGAGGTTCGCGACACGCTCAACGTGATCGCCGCCGCGATCACCGGCGACACTACCTCGATTCACGACGCTGCGGCGCTCGAGCGGATCACCGACAGCACGTTCATCGGGCGCAACCGTGAGACCCAGCAATTACGCGAGGCGATCGATGACGCCATCGGCCGCCACGGACGCTCGGTGCTGGTCAGTGGTGAGTCCGGCATCGGCAAGACCCGGCTTGCCGCCGAAGTCGCAGCCTATGCCGCACTGCGGGGCGCGCAGGTGTTATGGGGCCGCTGCTATGCGGGCGCGGGCGCTCCCGCCTATTGGCCCTGGGTCCAGGTGATCCGCGACTATGCCCGCGAGCACGACGCTAAGACGGTGGCTTCTGACTTGGGCTCGGGCGCGTTTGAGATCGCACAGATCGTTTCCGAGGTCCGCGAGCAGATGCCGGAAATCCCCGAGTCGCCCGTGCTCGACGCCGAGCAGGCCCGATTCCGGTTGTTCGATTCGGTTTCGAGGTTCCTCATCGGCGCTGCTGAGCGCCGCCCGCTGGCGATTTTCCTGGAAGATCTGCACCAGGCCGATCGGCCCTCGCTGATGCTGTTGTCGTTTATCGCCCGCGAGCTGCCCCGCTCCAGCGTGTTTTTGCTGGGCACCTACCGTCACGACGAACTCACCGGCGACCACTACCTGAACCAGGTGCTCACCGCGCTCAGCAAGGAACGCGGCTATGCGCGCATCAGGCTGCGCGGACTTGCCGATCAACATGTCAAGGCGATGCTCGAAGCGGTGCTGCAGCAACGGCTGGAGCAGCGGCATGAGCTCGCGCTCGCCGACACCGTGTGTCGAGAGTCGGAGGGCAACCCGTACTTCGCCGAGGAAATCATCCGCCACCTGATCGACTCTGCAGCGCTCAGCTGGCGCGACGGACGGTGGTTTGTCGATGTGCGGGAAGGCCAGGAACTCGGCATCCCCCGGGGTGTCCGCGAGGTGGTCTCCCGTCGGTTGGAGAAGCTGCCGGCTGAGACGGTCGAGTTGCTGTCGACAGCCGCGGTGATCGGGCGTGAATTCGATGTGCAGGTCCTGACGCGGATCAGCGAGCTCGAGACAGACGCCGTACTCAGCCGGCTGCAGCCTGCGCTCGACGGAACGATCGTGCGGCAACCTGTCGGCGAGGCCGGCCGGTATGTCTTCGCTCATGGCGCTACCCGCGACGCGCTGTACGACGACCTCCCGACGCTGCGCCGCGCCCAGCTGCACATCGCCGCCGGCGACGCGCTCGAGCAAATTTATGAAGAGCGCATCGAGTCGCATCTGTCTGCGATCGCGTACCACTTCGCGAAGGCGGCTCCACGCGGTGACATCGCCAGGGCCGCCGACTACGCATGGTGGGCGGCCGAACGGGCAGCGGCGACCTACGCCTATGAAGACGCAGTGAGCTTGTTCGAGACGTCGCTGCGGCTGTTCGACACGCTCTCGGAGGTGGTGCCACGGCGCCGGTGCGACCTGCTGTTGGCGCTCGGGGATGCCCGACTGCGGTCCGGCGACACCGAGGGGGCCCGGGAAACCTTCAGGGAGGCGGCGGCGACGGCGCGTGAACTGGCACTCGATGACCACTACGCCCGTGCCGCACTGGGATACGGAGCCGGCAATTGGGGCGGCTTCGCGATTACCGTGCGTGCCGATGAGCAGCTGGTGACGATGTTGTACGAGGCGCTCGAGGTGTTGCCGGCACGAGACAGCGCGCTGCGGGTGCGGGTGCTGGCTCGGCTGGCGCTCGAGCTGCGCTGCAAAGGGACGCTAGCGGCAGCCAGCCAGGCCAGCGCACAAGCAGTGGAAATGGCTGAACGCGTTGGCGACCCGAAAATCCTGCTGCTGGCCATGCATAGCCGGCAGTGGTCGACGTTAGGCCCCGACCGGATCGAAGAGGCGGTCGCGGCCGGCGAGGAGATGGTGCGGCTCGCCCGCATCGTCGGTGACCGCGATATGGAGTTCGAGGGACACCACCTGCCACTCATCGCGCGCGCACAGCTTGGCGACTTTCACGCGGTCGACGCCGAGATCGAGGCGTGCGACCGGCTGGCCGGCGACCTGCACCAGCCCCGCCACGCGTGGAAGGCGGCGGTGTTTCGCACCATGCGGGCCCTCATGCAGGGGCGCCTTGCGGAGGCCGAGCGCCTCGCACAAAGCAACCTGCCGATTGGCCAGCGGGTCCGGCGCGAGGTGGCCGAAATCGTATTTAGTGCGCAGTCGTTCCTGATCAGGTTGGCCGATGGCAGGTTAGAGCAGCTGACCGACGCCGGCCGCGAGGCCGCCGCGCGCTACGGCCAGGCGTGGCCGTCGGCGTATGTGTGGTTGCTCACCGAGACGGGCCAGCTCGATGAGGCCCGCGCCAGGTTCGCGGAGCTTGCGGCCGATGGCTTCGAGGCGCTGGTGCGAACCAGTGACTGGGTGACGTCGGTCTGCGCGCTTTCCATTGCGTCGCTGGCGGTCGGCGACAGCGACGCAGCCGACCGACTGTACGAGCTGTTGGCACCCTACGCGGACCGCTGCACACTATTCCTCACCGGAGCCGGCTGCCTCGGCTCCAACCAGGCGTTCCTCGGCTTCGCCGCCGCGGCGGCCGGCCGCGATGAGGATGCGGTGCGCCACTTCGAACTGGCGCTGGCACGTAACGCCGAGATCGGCTGCGTCTATGTGACCCCGCGAGTCTGCTGCGAATACGCTCGCACGCTGCTCAACAGAGCTGACCAAGCGGATCGCGAGAAGGCGATGGGCCTGATCGACCAGGGGCTTGCGCTGGCGCGGCGCATTGGCATGCGCGCCGAAGTCGAGCGACTCGCGCGACTTCGCCACGGGCATCAGGACGCCCAGCAGCAAGAGTCGATGCTCGGCTGGACGGGACTCGAGAGCGTCGCCCAATCGGTCGAACTGGACCGGCCCGACCTGCGCGCGGTAGCGGCGCCCGACGGAACGGTCACGATCATGTTCTCCGACATCGAAGGCTCGACGGTGCTCACCGAGCAGCTCGGTGACGAGCGGTGGCTCAAGCTGCTGCACGGCCACAACGCGGTCATCCGTCGTCACTTGGCCGTGCACCGCGGCTTTGAGGTCAAATCGCAGGGCGATGGGTTCATGGTCGCTTTCGGCAGCGCCAGCAGCGCGATCCGCTGTGCGATCGCGATCCAGCGCGACTTCGCGGAGCGGCGCGATCGTCCCGGTAGCCGGGTGCCGCAGGTCAGGATCGGACTGCACGCTGGCGAGGTGATCCGCGAGCAGGAGGACTTCTACGGTCACAACGTGATCCTCGCGGCACGGATCGCGGCGAAGGCACAGGGCAACGAGATCCTCGTGTCGTCGGTGCTGCGCGAACTGGTCGCCGGCAATCAAGAGTTTCAGTTCGGTGACGCGCGTGAGGAGCAGCTCAAGGGTCTGCAGGAAACGCAGCGAGTCCATGAGGTGCGGTGGGGACCGCCTGCTAGGCGAGGGTGA